Proteins encoded together in one Aeromonas encheleia window:
- a CDS encoding phosphoglycerate kinase, with translation MSVIKMTDLDLAGKRVLIRADLNVPVKDGKVTSDARIVATLPTIKLALEKGAKLMITSHLGRPTEGEYNEEFSLAPVVNYLKDALSCPVRLAKDYLDGVEVAAGELVVLENCRFNKGEKKNTEELAKKYAALCDIFVMDAFGTAHRAEGSTYGVAQFAPVACAGPLLAGELEALGKAMLKPERPMVAIVGGSKVSTKLTVLESLSKIADQLVVGGGIANTFIAAAGHNVGKSLCEHDLLDTAKKLAAETNIPVTTDVVVGTEFSESTPATIKSVADVTDGDMIFDIGPDSAKALADIIMNAKTILWNGPVGVFEFDQFSAGTKVIAEAIAASPAFSIAGGGDTLAAIDKFGIADKVSYISTGGGAFLEFVEGKVLPAVAMLEQRAKA, from the coding sequence ATGTCTGTTATCAAGATGACCGACCTGGATCTGGCGGGTAAACGCGTTCTGATCCGTGCTGACCTGAACGTACCGGTAAAAGACGGCAAGGTCACTTCCGACGCACGTATCGTGGCAACGCTGCCGACCATCAAGCTGGCTCTGGAAAAGGGCGCCAAGCTGATGATCACCTCCCACCTGGGTCGTCCGACCGAGGGTGAATACAACGAAGAATTCTCCCTGGCTCCGGTTGTCAACTATCTGAAAGACGCTCTGTCCTGCCCGGTTCGCCTGGCCAAGGATTACCTGGATGGCGTAGAAGTCGCCGCCGGTGAGCTGGTTGTGCTGGAAAACTGCCGCTTCAACAAGGGCGAGAAGAAGAACACCGAAGAGCTGGCCAAAAAATACGCCGCCCTGTGTGACATCTTCGTAATGGATGCATTCGGTACTGCCCACCGCGCCGAAGGTTCTACCTACGGTGTGGCTCAGTTCGCCCCCGTTGCTTGTGCCGGTCCGCTGCTGGCCGGTGAGCTGGAAGCCCTGGGCAAGGCCATGCTGAAGCCCGAGCGCCCGATGGTTGCCATCGTGGGCGGCTCCAAGGTCTCCACCAAGCTGACCGTGCTGGAATCCCTCTCCAAGATCGCTGACCAGCTGGTGGTCGGTGGTGGCATCGCCAACACCTTCATCGCCGCTGCCGGTCACAACGTCGGCAAGTCCCTGTGCGAACACGACCTGCTCGACACCGCCAAGAAACTGGCCGCCGAGACCAACATTCCGGTGACCACCGACGTGGTCGTGGGTACCGAGTTCTCCGAATCCACCCCGGCTACCATCAAGTCCGTCGCTGACGTGACCGACGGTGACATGATCTTCGACATCGGCCCTGACTCTGCCAAGGCCCTGGCCGACATCATCATGAACGCCAAGACCATTCTGTGGAACGGCCCGGTCGGTGTGTTCGAGTTCGACCAGTTCTCGGCAGGCACCAAGGTTATCGCCGAAGCGATCGCAGCCTCCCCGGCCTTCTCCATCGCTGGCGGTGGTGACACCCTGGCCGCTATCGACAAGTTCGGTATCGCTGACAAGGTTTCCTACATCTCCACCGGCGGCGGCGCCTTCCTGGAGTTTGTAGAGGGCAAGGTACTGCCAGCCGTTGCGATGCTGGAACAGCGCGCCAAGGCCTAA
- the epd gene encoding erythrose-4-phosphate dehydrogenase, with protein sequence MIKIAINGYGRIGRNVLRALYESGRDKTIKIVAINELAAPEAMVHLTRFDTSHGRFRHPVQLAGHSMLVGEDLIPLFAERDPANLPWRALGVDVVLDCTGVFGSRADAERHLGAGAGKVLFAHPADADVDATIVFGVNHQVLTGRERIVSNASCTTNCVVPVIETLHREFEINCGTITTIHSAMHDQQVIDAYHSDLRRTRAASQSIIPVDTKLAKGLERILPHFAGKFEAIAVRVPTINVTAMDLSITVRKKVTVTDVNQALQRASRGTLSGILDYTEEPLVSVDFNHDAHSCIIDGTQTRVSDANLVKMLMWCDNEWGFANRMLDTTRAMMAAG encoded by the coding sequence ATGATCAAGATTGCCATCAACGGGTACGGGCGCATCGGTCGCAACGTGCTGCGGGCCCTCTACGAGAGCGGCCGTGACAAGACCATCAAGATAGTCGCAATCAACGAACTGGCGGCCCCCGAGGCCATGGTGCACCTCACCCGCTTCGATACCAGCCACGGCCGTTTCCGCCATCCGGTGCAACTGGCGGGTCACAGCATGCTGGTGGGGGAGGATCTCATCCCCCTGTTTGCCGAGCGGGATCCGGCCAATCTGCCCTGGCGGGCGCTGGGGGTGGACGTGGTACTGGACTGCACCGGGGTGTTCGGCTCGCGGGCCGATGCCGAACGCCATCTGGGCGCGGGGGCGGGCAAGGTGCTGTTCGCTCATCCGGCGGATGCGGACGTGGACGCGACAATCGTTTTCGGGGTGAACCATCAGGTGCTGACGGGAAGGGAGCGGATCGTCTCCAATGCCTCCTGTACCACCAACTGCGTGGTGCCCGTCATCGAAACATTGCATCGAGAGTTCGAGATAAATTGTGGTACTATTACGACAATTCATTCGGCCATGCACGATCAGCAAGTCATCGACGCTTACCACAGCGACTTGCGCCGAACCCGCGCCGCCAGCCAGTCCATCATTCCGGTGGATACCAAGCTGGCAAAGGGGTTGGAGCGGATCCTGCCGCACTTCGCCGGCAAGTTCGAGGCGATCGCGGTGCGGGTGCCGACCATCAACGTAACGGCGATGGATCTCAGTATTACTGTTCGTAAAAAAGTGACAGTTACTGACGTAAATCAAGCCCTGCAACGGGCATCCAGAGGTACATTAAGCGGTATCCTGGATTACACGGAAGAGCCTTTGGTCTCCGTAGACTTTAATCATGATGCACACTCCTGCATCATTGATGGTACCCAGACTCGGGTGAGCGATGCCAACCTCGTCAAGATGTTGATGTGGTGTGATAACGAATGGGGCTTCGCCAACCGTATGCTGGATACCACCCGGGCCATGATGGCCGCAGGCTGA
- a CDS encoding ROK family protein, whose translation MSKKSWDWGIDLGGTKCECVVLDGDEVLLRHRIPTERRGGYEHMIGQIAKLVDECAGKLGQRPAVIGMGTPGARDPQTGLMKNCNTTELNGKPFKEDLERRLGVPVLIANDANCFALAETHLGAVRQHHPDAKVVFGIIMGTGVGSGIVINGQILNGHHGIAGEWGHNVLSPDGPECYCGKRGCVETFISGPALEAWYQAKAKRHLSLAQIAAASAHDHVAKLTIDRLHLLFGQALANVVNILDPDVIVIGGGVGNVQSLYTAGRQTVLPFLFNPRFATPIIAPSLGDSAGVFGAALLARGVFQDALLS comes from the coding sequence ATGAGCAAGAAGTCGTGGGATTGGGGTATCGATCTGGGCGGGACCAAGTGCGAGTGCGTGGTGCTCGATGGCGACGAGGTACTGTTGCGCCATCGCATCCCCACCGAGCGCCGTGGCGGTTACGAGCACATGATAGGCCAGATCGCCAAGCTGGTGGACGAGTGCGCCGGCAAGCTCGGTCAGCGCCCGGCCGTCATCGGCATGGGCACACCGGGGGCGCGGGATCCCCAGACCGGGCTGATGAAGAACTGCAACACCACAGAGCTCAACGGCAAGCCGTTCAAGGAAGATCTGGAGCGCCGGCTCGGCGTGCCTGTGCTCATCGCCAACGATGCCAACTGCTTCGCCCTGGCGGAAACCCATCTCGGGGCGGTGCGCCAGCATCATCCGGATGCGAAAGTCGTGTTCGGCATCATCATGGGCACCGGGGTCGGCTCCGGCATCGTCATCAACGGCCAGATCCTCAACGGCCACCACGGCATCGCCGGGGAGTGGGGCCACAACGTGCTCTCTCCCGATGGGCCCGAGTGCTACTGCGGCAAGCGCGGCTGCGTCGAGACCTTCATCAGTGGCCCCGCGCTGGAGGCCTGGTATCAGGCCAAGGCCAAGCGCCACCTCTCCCTCGCCCAGATTGCGGCGGCCAGCGCCCACGATCACGTGGCCAAACTCACCATCGACCGGCTGCACCTGCTGTTCGGTCAGGCACTGGCCAACGTGGTCAACATTCTGGATCCGGACGTCATCGTCATCGGCGGCGGGGTCGGCAACGTACAGAGCCTCTATACGGCGGGTCGTCAGACGGTGCTGCCGTTCCTCTTCAACCCCCGCTTCGCCACCCCCATCATAGCGCCCTCACTCGGGGACAGCGCCGGTGTCTTCGGGGCTGCGCTGCTGGCCAGAGGCGTCTTCCAGGATGCCCTGCTGTCGTGA
- the fbaA gene encoding class II fructose-bisphosphate aldolase — MSKKIFDFVKPGVITGDDVQKVFAIAKENGFALPAVNCVGTDSVNAVLEAAANVKAPVIVQFSNGGAVFTAGKGLKLEGQQAAILGAISGAKHVHAVAAAYGVPVILHTDHAAKKLLPWIDGLLDAGEKHFAETGKPLFSSHMLDLSEEPLEENIDICCEYLTRMAKMNMTLELELGCTGGEEDGVDNSHMDQSALYTQPEDVAYAYERLSKISPRFTIAASFGNVHGVYKPGNVKLTPSILDASQKFVSEKFGLPAKSLDFVFHGGSGSTLEEIRESISYGVVKMNIDTDTQWATWEGLLNFYKTNEAYLQGQLGNPEGADKPNKKFYDPRVWLRAGQTSMIARLEKAFSDLNAINVL, encoded by the coding sequence ATGTCTAAGAAAATTTTCGACTTCGTAAAACCCGGCGTAATCACTGGTGATGACGTTCAAAAAGTGTTCGCCATCGCCAAAGAAAACGGCTTCGCTCTGCCAGCCGTTAACTGCGTCGGTACCGACTCCGTCAACGCTGTACTGGAAGCTGCCGCCAATGTGAAGGCTCCGGTCATCGTTCAGTTCTCCAACGGTGGTGCCGTGTTCACCGCCGGTAAGGGCCTGAAGCTGGAAGGTCAGCAAGCCGCCATCCTGGGTGCCATCTCCGGTGCCAAGCATGTGCACGCCGTTGCTGCCGCCTACGGGGTTCCGGTTATCCTGCACACCGACCACGCCGCCAAGAAGCTGCTGCCGTGGATCGACGGTCTGCTGGACGCGGGCGAGAAGCACTTCGCCGAGACCGGCAAGCCGCTGTTCTCCTCCCACATGCTGGATCTGTCTGAAGAGCCGCTGGAAGAGAACATCGACATCTGCTGTGAGTACCTGACTCGCATGGCCAAGATGAACATGACCCTGGAGCTGGAACTGGGTTGCACCGGTGGCGAAGAAGACGGTGTGGACAACAGCCACATGGATCAATCCGCCCTGTACACCCAGCCGGAAGACGTGGCCTACGCCTACGAGCGTCTGTCCAAGATCAGCCCGCGTTTCACCATCGCTGCCTCCTTCGGCAACGTGCACGGTGTCTACAAGCCGGGTAACGTCAAGCTGACCCCGTCCATCCTGGACGCTTCCCAGAAATTCGTTTCCGAGAAGTTTGGTCTGCCTGCCAAGTCCCTGGACTTCGTGTTCCACGGTGGCTCAGGTTCCACTCTGGAAGAGATCCGCGAATCCATCTCCTACGGCGTCGTGAAGATGAACATCGACACCGACACCCAGTGGGCTACCTGGGAAGGTCTGTTGAACTTCTACAAGACCAACGAAGCCTACCTGCAAGGCCAGCTGGGCAACCCGGAAGGTGCTGACAAGCCGAACAAGAAGTTCTACGATCCGCGCGTATGGCTGCGTGCCGGTCAGACTTCCATGATCGCTCGTCTGGAGAAAGCCTTCTCCGACCTGAACGCCATCAACGTACTGTAA
- the hemE gene encoding uroporphyrinogen decarboxylase — MKELKNDRYLRALLRQDVDLTPVWMMRQAGRYLPEYKATRAVAGDFMSLCRNAELACEVTLQPLRRYPLDAAILFSDILTIPDAMGLGLYFEHGEGPRFERPIKSMADVQALPVPDPEDELGYVMNAVRTIRRELKGEVPLIGFSGSPWTLATYMVEGGSSKAFTKIKQMMYAEPTTLHLLLDKLADSVIAYLNAQIKAGAQSVMVFDTWGGVLTPRDYRDFSLQYMHKIVDGLIREHEGRRVPVTLFTKNGGQWLEQIAATGCDALGLDWTTDIADAKRRVGDKVALQGNMDPSMLYAAPARIREEVATILAGFGSGNGHVFNLGHGIHQDVDPEHAGVFVNAVHELSAQYHGR; from the coding sequence ATGAAAGAGCTGAAGAACGATCGATACCTGCGTGCCCTGCTGCGCCAGGATGTGGACCTGACCCCGGTGTGGATGATGCGCCAGGCTGGCCGTTACCTGCCGGAATACAAGGCGACCCGCGCCGTCGCGGGGGACTTCATGTCCCTGTGCCGCAACGCCGAGCTGGCCTGTGAAGTCACCCTGCAGCCCCTGCGCCGCTATCCCCTCGATGCCGCCATCCTCTTCTCCGACATCCTCACCATCCCCGACGCCATGGGGCTTGGCCTCTACTTCGAACACGGCGAAGGCCCCCGCTTCGAGCGTCCCATCAAATCCATGGCCGACGTGCAGGCGCTGCCCGTGCCGGATCCGGAAGATGAACTCGGCTACGTGATGAACGCGGTGCGCACCATACGCCGCGAGCTGAAGGGCGAGGTGCCGCTGATCGGCTTCTCCGGTAGCCCCTGGACCCTGGCCACCTACATGGTGGAGGGGGGCAGCTCCAAGGCGTTCACCAAGATCAAGCAGATGATGTACGCCGAGCCCACGACCCTGCACCTGCTGCTGGACAAGCTGGCGGACAGCGTGATTGCCTATCTCAACGCCCAGATCAAGGCCGGTGCCCAGTCGGTCATGGTGTTCGACACCTGGGGCGGGGTGCTGACCCCGCGCGATTACCGCGACTTCTCCCTGCAGTACATGCACAAGATAGTCGACGGCCTGATCCGCGAACACGAGGGCCGCCGCGTGCCTGTGACCCTGTTCACCAAGAACGGCGGTCAGTGGCTCGAGCAGATCGCCGCCACCGGTTGCGACGCCCTGGGGCTGGACTGGACCACCGACATCGCCGACGCCAAGCGCCGGGTCGGCGACAAGGTGGCGCTGCAGGGCAACATGGATCCCTCCATGCTCTATGCCGCCCCCGCCCGCATCCGCGAAGAGGTCGCCACCATCCTGGCGGGCTTTGGCAGCGGCAACGGCCACGTCTTCAACCTGGGCCATGGCATCCATCAGGATGTGGATCCTGAGCACGCCGGCGTCTTCGTCAACGCGGTGCACGAGCTCTCCGCCCAGTATCACGGCCGCTGA
- a CDS encoding NAD(P)/FAD-dependent oxidoreductase, whose translation MQTGRHNGHQEHVTSYYAATRNDHQQWPELSGELDADVCIIGGGFTGLNTAINLAEAGYRVALLEANRIGWGASGRNGGQLIRGIGHDTSQFARWIGEQGVRELDLMGLEAVQLVRERIERFNIDCDLRWGYCDLATKARHLTGFEEEMAHLASLGYQHETRLVPQAEMGSVVGSERYIGGMIDMGSGHLHPLNLALGEARAAASLGVALFEQSRVIDIDYGDRVEVTTAHGRVSADYLVIGCNAYLNDLNPELGGRVLPAGSYILATEVLEKRLRQRLLPQNMAVCDQNVALDYYRLSADGRLLFGGACNYSGRDPKDIKAFMLPKLLRVFPELANTAIEFQWGGMIGIGANRLPQIGRLKEYPNVFYAQAYSGHGLNATHMAAKLVAEAIVGESRGFDLFSTVPHMTFPGGPALRSPLLALGMLWHRMKDLM comes from the coding sequence ATGCAGACAGGAAGACACAACGGACACCAGGAGCACGTCACCTCCTACTATGCGGCGACCCGCAACGACCATCAGCAGTGGCCCGAGCTCAGCGGTGAGCTCGATGCCGATGTGTGCATCATAGGCGGTGGCTTCACCGGGCTGAACACCGCCATCAATCTGGCAGAGGCGGGCTACAGGGTGGCCCTGCTGGAGGCGAACCGCATCGGCTGGGGCGCCTCGGGCCGCAACGGCGGTCAGCTGATCCGTGGCATCGGCCACGACACCAGCCAGTTTGCCCGCTGGATCGGCGAGCAGGGGGTACGCGAGCTGGATCTGATGGGGCTGGAGGCGGTGCAGCTGGTGCGCGAGCGGATCGAGCGCTTCAACATCGACTGCGACCTGCGCTGGGGCTATTGCGATCTCGCTACCAAGGCGCGCCATCTGACCGGATTCGAGGAGGAGATGGCGCATCTGGCCAGCCTGGGTTACCAGCATGAGACCAGGCTGGTGCCCCAGGCCGAGATGGGCTCGGTGGTCGGTTCCGAGCGCTATATTGGTGGCATGATCGACATGGGCTCCGGCCACCTGCATCCCCTCAACCTGGCGCTCGGCGAGGCCCGTGCCGCGGCTAGCCTCGGTGTGGCGCTGTTCGAGCAGTCCAGGGTGATCGACATCGACTATGGCGATCGGGTAGAGGTCACCACGGCCCATGGCCGGGTCAGCGCCGACTATCTGGTGATCGGTTGCAACGCCTACCTCAACGATCTCAATCCCGAGCTGGGTGGCCGGGTGCTGCCGGCCGGCTCCTATATCCTCGCCACCGAGGTGCTGGAGAAGCGGCTGCGCCAGCGCCTGCTGCCGCAAAACATGGCGGTGTGCGATCAGAACGTGGCGCTCGATTATTACCGGTTGTCGGCCGATGGCCGGCTGCTGTTTGGCGGTGCCTGCAACTACTCGGGGCGCGATCCTAAGGATATAAAGGCCTTTATGCTGCCCAAGCTGCTGCGGGTCTTCCCCGAGCTGGCCAACACCGCCATCGAGTTCCAGTGGGGTGGCATGATCGGCATAGGGGCCAACCGCTTGCCGCAGATCGGGCGCCTCAAGGAATATCCCAACGTGTTCTACGCCCAGGCCTATTCAGGTCATGGCCTCAACGCCACCCACATGGCGGCCAAGCTGGTGGCGGAGGCGATCGTGGGGGAGAGTCGCGGCTTCGATCTGTTCAGCACCGTACCCCACATGACCTTCCCCGGCGGCCCGGCCCTGCGCTCTCCCCTGCTGGCGCTGGGGATGCTGTGGCACAGGATGAAGGATCTGATGTGA
- a CDS encoding protein-disulfide reductase DsbD, giving the protein MIVLRLLSPLLLLLALLTSPAQASSNDLLSSLGIEAGTQPKFLKVDEAFVLDSEQQGDKLLLSLRIADGYYLYRHRFSFQGQNLAFDAPELPAGTEHEDDFFGKTRVYYQEVQIPVTLTEVGQQASLKISYQGCTDGLCYPPTDKLIEVQPIAATPAVSAAGAASADPATAPASSQQDRLAAALGSQGFWLSIAAFFALGLGLAFTPCVFPMYPILTGIIAGAGQRLSTRRAFLLSFVYVQGMAVTYTLLGLVVASAGLKFQAALQHPYVLIGLSVMFVLLALSMFGLYTLQLPSSLQTRIVGLSNRQQGGSVAGVGIMGMISGLVCSPCTTAPLSGALIYVAQSGDLWLGGAALYALSLGMGLPLLLLGTSGGKLLPRAGAWMDVIKQLFGFALLAVPVLLLSRLWSEQVTSLLWLGWGLLLCGYLYHHQQRQPHSIGRSLCGFVLLLAMMGAVVAARDLLLPDQRPQASTQTQAPPFIRIKTLDDLRTQLAAARGKPVLLDLYADWCVACKEFEHKTFSDPAVRARFNDMVLLQADVTANDDVDVELLNGLNVLGLPTLIFFDSAGNEVSGQRVTGFMGPAEFLGQLDKLR; this is encoded by the coding sequence ATGATCGTGCTGCGCCTGCTCTCACCCCTGCTACTCCTGCTGGCCCTGCTGACATCCCCCGCGCAGGCCAGCAGCAACGACCTGCTGAGCTCCCTCGGCATCGAGGCCGGCACCCAACCCAAGTTCCTGAAGGTCGATGAGGCCTTCGTCCTGGACAGCGAACAACAGGGTGACAAGCTGCTGCTGAGCCTGCGCATCGCGGATGGCTACTATCTCTACCGTCATCGCTTCAGCTTCCAGGGGCAAAACCTCGCCTTCGACGCCCCCGAGTTGCCCGCGGGCACTGAGCACGAGGACGACTTCTTCGGCAAGACCCGGGTCTATTACCAGGAGGTGCAGATCCCCGTCACCCTGACCGAGGTAGGCCAGCAGGCCAGCCTCAAGATCAGCTATCAGGGCTGTACCGATGGCCTCTGCTACCCGCCCACCGACAAGCTGATCGAGGTGCAGCCCATCGCAGCCACCCCAGCCGTCAGCGCTGCGGGAGCGGCGAGCGCCGACCCAGCCACTGCGCCGGCCAGCAGCCAGCAGGATCGGCTGGCGGCCGCCCTTGGCAGCCAAGGCTTCTGGCTCAGCATCGCCGCCTTCTTCGCACTGGGGCTGGGGCTCGCCTTCACCCCCTGCGTCTTCCCCATGTACCCCATCCTGACCGGCATCATCGCCGGCGCCGGCCAGCGCCTCTCCACCCGTCGCGCCTTCCTGCTCTCCTTCGTCTATGTGCAGGGCATGGCGGTCACCTATACCCTGCTCGGGTTGGTGGTGGCCTCGGCCGGGCTCAAGTTCCAGGCCGCGCTGCAGCACCCCTATGTGTTGATCGGCCTCTCCGTCATGTTCGTGCTGCTGGCGCTCTCCATGTTCGGGCTCTACACCCTGCAACTGCCGAGCAGCCTGCAAACCCGGATCGTAGGCCTCTCCAATCGCCAGCAGGGCGGCTCGGTGGCGGGAGTCGGCATCATGGGCATGATCTCCGGCCTGGTCTGCTCCCCCTGCACCACGGCCCCGCTCTCGGGGGCGCTGATCTACGTGGCACAGAGCGGCGATCTCTGGCTCGGCGGTGCGGCGCTCTATGCGCTCTCCCTGGGGATGGGGCTGCCACTGCTGCTGCTCGGCACCTCGGGGGGCAAGCTGCTGCCCAGAGCCGGCGCCTGGATGGATGTGATCAAGCAACTGTTTGGTTTTGCGCTGCTGGCGGTGCCCGTGCTGCTGCTGTCCCGACTGTGGAGCGAGCAGGTCACCAGCCTGCTCTGGCTGGGCTGGGGCCTGCTGCTGTGCGGTTACCTCTACCATCATCAGCAGCGTCAGCCCCACTCCATCGGCAGGAGCCTGTGCGGCTTCGTGCTGCTGCTGGCGATGATGGGGGCCGTGGTGGCGGCCAGGGATCTGTTGCTACCCGACCAGCGGCCCCAGGCCAGCACCCAGACCCAGGCGCCGCCGTTTATCCGCATCAAGACCCTGGATGATCTCAGGACCCAGCTCGCCGCCGCCCGTGGCAAGCCGGTGCTGCTGGATCTCTATGCCGACTGGTGCGTGGCCTGCAAGGAGTTCGAGCACAAGACCTTCAGCGATCCCGCGGTGCGTGCCCGCTTCAACGACATGGTGTTGCTGCAGGCGGATGTCACCGCCAACGACGATGTCGACGTCGAGCTGCTCAACGGCCTGAACGTGTTGGGACTGCCGACCCTGATCTTCTTCGACAGCGCCGGTAATGAGGTCAGCGGTCAGCGGGTGACCGGCTTTATGGGCCCCGCCGAGTTCCTCGGCCAGCTCGACAAGCTGCGCTAA